In Erigeron canadensis isolate Cc75 chromosome 6, C_canadensis_v1, whole genome shotgun sequence, the following are encoded in one genomic region:
- the LOC122603674 gene encoding vacuolar protein sorting-associated protein 29, with protein sequence MVLVLAIGDMHIPHRAPDLPAKFKSMLVPGKIQHIICTGNLCIKEVHDYLKSLCPSLHITRGEYDEDSRYPETKTLTIGQFKLGLCHGHQVVPWGDLDSLAMLQRQLDVDILVSGHTHQFKAYKHEAGVVINPGSATGAYSSVTYDVNPSFVLMDIDGLRVVVYVYELIDGEVKVDKIDFKKTTTSTI encoded by the exons ATGGTGTTGGTATTGGCAATAGGGGATATGCATATACCGCATAGGGCGCCTGATCTGCCTGCTAAGTTTAAATCTATGCTTGTTCCTGGCAAGATTCAACATATCATTTGCACCGGTAATCTTTGTATCAAA GAAGTTCATGATTATTTGAAAAGCCTATGTCCAAGTTTGCATATTACTCGAGGTGAATATGATGAAGATTCTCGCTATCCGGAGACCAAGACACTTACCATCGGTCAATTCAAGCTTGGATTGTGTCATGGTCATCAG GTTGTTCCATGGGGGGATTTGGATTCTTTAGCCATGCTCCAGAGACAGTTGGATGTTGACATTCTTGTTAGCGGCCATACTCATCAGTTTAAGGCTTACAAACATGAGGCTGGTGTTGTCATAAACCCTGGTTCAGCCACTGGTGCATACAGCAGTGTCACCTATGATGTGAATCCAAGCTTTGTTCTCATGGACATTGACGGGTTACGTGTTGTTGTCTACGTTTATGAACTCATTGATGGAGAGGTAAAAGTCGACAAGATTGATTTCAAGAAAACAACCACATCCACTATATAA
- the LOC122603590 gene encoding protein IQ-DOMAIN 31-like has translation MGKSPGKWIKTVLFGKKSSKSNLSKDVTAEIKTAVAGKAETRDFGADPMVISSPVRPVIASSGENTEMENNSSVNLMPDTAEHIGSPVDLNPVSGEELIRLEQAATKAQAAFRGYLARRAFWALKGIIRLQALVRGHLVRRQAVATLSCMRAMIEFQALVRGRRVRLSDSGQTLQKCTPRKFLDKKPADLLGASLRVEKLSTNVFATKLVASSHTTMPLSFQYESDEPNSVRHWLDRWSSSCFWEPLPQPKKTLDPKPKRKQAKMQAEEIEIGRPKRSVRRTPAANGDNSLSNSSENEKSRRTVRKVNHQADSGQEQSINELEKVKRNLRKISLSTSAASEKSETNIEKPLPSMNKEIPEQETNNPPEKVNGLSAESDKQPDPKPESEPEPEPEELSVQPPEDKPLDVLQEDHSPIEPPSQETNGKHEEEAPANVESNGKENHKARRRKSLPAKQEYHESVSQNTPTLPSYMAATESAKAKLRAQAAAKAAEEGAENGFTRRQSLPSATAKPSLHSPRVQKPLHANGKGGSKPNKSQISPRDEKVIQSGWRR, from the exons ATGGGGAAGTCTCCTGGAAAGTGGATCAAGACTGTGCTTTTTGGGAAGAAGTCATCCAAGTCTAATTTATCAAAA GATGTTACCGCAGAAATAAAGACAGCCGTTGCTGGTAAGGCAGAAACAAGGGATTTTGGTGCTGATCCTATGGTTATTTCTAGCCCAGTGCGTCCTGTCATTGCTTCAAGTGGAGAGAATACAGAAATGGAGAATAACTCCAGTGTGAACCTAATGCCTGATACTGCTGAACACATAGGCAGTCCTGTGGATTTAAATCCTGTAAGCGGCGAGGAGTTAATCAGGCTAGAGCAAGCAGCAACAAAGGCACAGGCTGCTTTCAGAGGCTATTTG GCCCGGAGAGCATTTTGGGCCCTCAAGGGCATCATAAGGCTTCAAGCCCTTGTTCGTGGTCACCTGGTTAGGAGACAGGCTGTTGCTACTTTGAGTTGCATGCGTGCAATGATTGAGTTCCAGGCGTTGGTTCGCGGCCGAAGGGTCAGACTTTCTGATAGTGGCCAAACGCTTCAAAAGTGCACTCCGCGAAAATTTTTG gaTAAGAAACCTGCAGATTTGCTTGGAGCATCCCTCAGAGTAGAGAAGCTATCAACAAACGTGTTTGCCACTAAG CTTGTTGCTTCATCTCACACTACCATGCCCTTAAGCTTCCAGTATGAATCAGATGAACCAAATTCAGTGAGACATTGGCTTGACCGTTGGTCATCTTCCTGCTTCTGGGAACCACTTCCCCAACCTAAAAAGACACTTGATCCGAAACCTAAAAGAAAGCAGGCTAAAATGCAAGCTGAGGAAATTGAAATAGGGAGGCCAAAAAGAAGTGTTCGCAGAACTCCTGCAGCAAATGGTGACAACAGCCTGTCGAATTCATCCGAAAACGAAAAATCTAGACGTACTGTCAGAAAAGTCAACCATCAAGCTGACTCGGGTCAAGAGCAATCTATtaatgaacttgaaaaagtcaAGCGCAATCTAAGAAAAATATCTCTATCCACCTCTGCAGCTTCCGAGAAGTCGGAAACCAACATTGAAAAACCTTTACCCAGTATGAACAAAGAGATTCCTGAGCAGGAAACCAATAATCCCCCAGAGAAAGTAAATGGTTTATCTGCTGAGAGTGATAAACAGCCTGACCCCAAGCCTGAGTCTGAGCCTGAGCCAGAGCCAGAAGAACTCTCGGTTCAACCTCCAGAGGATAAACCACTTGATGTGTTGCAAGAAGATCATTCTCCCATTGAACCACCATCCCAAGAAACCAATGGGAAGCATGAAGAGGAAGCTCCTGCAAATGTGGAGTCAAATGGAAAGGAAAACCACAAAGCACGGAGGAGAAAGTCTTTACCAGCAAAACAAGAATATCATGAGAGTGTATCACAGAACACACCAACCTTGCCAAGCTACATGGCAGCCACTGAATCAGCAAAGGCCAAGCTAAGAGCACAAGCAGCAGCGAAAGCTGCTGAAGAAGGCGCTGAAAATGGTTTCACCAGGCGGCAATCTCTACCATCTGCAACTGCGAAACCGAGCTTGCACTCACCACGAGTTCAGAAGCCTTTACATGCCAATGGCAAAGGAGGGAGTAAACCTAACAAATCCCAAATATCCCCTAGAGATG AAAAAGTGATACAGTCTGGATGGAGGAGGTGA
- the LOC122603355 gene encoding ubiquitin-conjugating enzyme E2 2 yields MSTPARKRLMRDFKRLQQDPPAGISGAPYDNNIMLWNAVIFGPDDTPWDGGTFKLTLQFSEDYPNKPPTVRFISRMFHPNIYADGSICLDILQNQWSPIYDVAAILTSIQSLLCDPNPNSPANSEAARLFSENKREYNRKVREVVEQSWTAD; encoded by the exons ATGTCAACGCCTGCAAGAAAGAGATTAATGAGGGATTTTAAGAGGTTGCAGCAAGACCCACCTGCTGGAATTAGTGGTGCTCCTTATGATAACAATATTATGCTCTGGAATGCTGTTATTTTTGG GCCGGATGACACCCCTTGGGATGGAG GTACGTTCAAGCTGACTCTTCAGTTTTCAGAAGATTATCCAAACAAGCCACCAACAGTGCGTTTTATTTCCCGAATGTTTCATCCCAACA TTTATGCAGATGGAAGCATATGCCTGGACATCCTTCAAAATCAGTGGAGTCCCATTTATGATGTTGCTGCTATTCTGACATCAATTCAG TCATTGCTCTGTGATCCAAATCCAAACTCACCAGCCAACTCAGAAGCTGCACGGCTGTTCAGTGAGAACAAGCGCGAGTATAACAGAAAAGTGCGAGAAGTGGTTGAGCAGAGCTGGACAGCTGACTAA
- the LOC122606141 gene encoding protein TRACHEARY ELEMENT DIFFERENTIATION-RELATED 7A-like — MASFQSQYFFPHFPPPPSPSTTPPSPAHFMSPPPPHVVPPPPHVIPPPPHSISPPPPHVVPPPPHVVPPPPHAVPPPHPPHILPPPPPHTIPPPPPSPPGHHNTVIIVVFVSCGGLFFLAFMLAALWCFLKKKKKVVRKAENVHIDEHKKVTENIVQGPHGETVVLSVEDDIHIEEDIKKSEVEDFRKGLHSENYIAGLVDAGGPSSSSSGQLHHGHKV; from the coding sequence ATGGCTTCTTTTCAATCTCAATACTTCTTCCCCCATTTTCCTCCACCGCCCTCGCCCTCCACAACACCACCGTCTCCTGCTCATTTTATGTCACCGCCACCTCCACACGTCGTCCCACCACCGCCACATGTCATCCCACCACCTCCACATTCCATCTCACCACCTCCACCACATGTAGTCCCGCCACCTCCACATGTCGTCCCACCTCCGCCACATGCTGTCCCACCACCACACCCTCCACATATTTTACCACCTCCCCCGCCTCATACTATCCCTCCACCACCTCCATCTCCACCAGGGCACCACAACACAGTGATCATAGTGGTGTTTGTCTCATGTGGTGGTCTATTTTTCTTGGCATTCATGTTAGCGGCATTGTGGTGTTTCctcaagaaaaagaagaaggttGTTAGAAAAGCCGAAAATGTCCATATTGACGAACATAAAAAGGTCACTGAGAATATCGTACAAGGACCACATGGGGAAACTGTGGTTCTTTCAGTTGAAGACGATATACACATTGAAGAAGATATCAAGAAAAGTGAAGTTGAGGATTTCAGAAAAGGCTTGCATAGTGAAAACTACATTGCTGGTCTGGTTGATGCAGGAGGACCATCATCCTCTAGTTCTGGCCAGCTCCACCATGGGCACAAGGTCTAG